A region of the Salvia splendens isolate huo1 unplaced genomic scaffold, SspV2 ctg70, whole genome shotgun sequence genome:
GTTTCAGCTGTCTCCATCGAGTGTTCTTCTGAAGATTCAGATGGGCGACGATTATCGGTAGGTTCTGTCGATCGGCTCTCCGATGAACTTTGTAAGGCTTCCCCTCTCATTCGTAttgtgtgtgtgaatgtgtgaATTTAATGTACAGATGAATGAGTTTTATATAGGAAATGTAGAGATCGGTGAATTTGTGTTGGCAATTTTGGGGCTTGCTGTTGATTTTGTTGATCACATTGCTTGTATTAATATGTTACAGAAATGTCTATGCTTTTTAAGTTTCATGtttatgtaatttttgtttCTAGTCATTCTAAATTAATTCTTGTTTTAGgattatatttgtttttttagtaCTGTTATGGCAAGATTGCAAATGATCATTTCCATGTTCTTTTTTGCTTAATTTAGCCTTTAAGAATGTTTACTAGTATAACCTTTGGACTTAACATTCTCCAACATTGAAATTAGTCTCTCCTTACAGGTCAATCCAGCAAATGAACGGAtgcttggtggtggtggtgctgaTGGAGGTGAGATTCTATTACTTATTTACTTTGTTTATGACTTTTTTTCTAGTGAACTACATGATATTTGGCTATCTTTATCTTATCTTTTGTCTGAATCCATATATTTCAAGCCATACATCGAGCTGCTGGTCCAGAACTACGGGAAGCATGCTATGAGGTCCCAGAAGTGAGGCCAGGAGTTCGTTGCCCCACAGGAGAAGCAAGGATTACCCCGTATGTGTTGCCGAAAACAATATTCTTCTCTCTTTCGTTTCATTGGTAATGCGATGGATTAAGCTAATGTTTTCAAATGAATAGGGGCTTTCGGTTGCCTGCTTCTCATGTTATTCATACAGTTGGACCAATTTATCATTCAGATAAGAACCCTGAAGCTGCTTTGAGAAATGCATACAGGTACTTAGTTGAGCTCTGTCAATATCCACTTATTATGATTTACAAGTTGAATTTCTGAAATGCTGAATTTGTATTTGTTTTGTGTAAAACTTGTTACAGAAACAGTCTACGTGTGGCGAAAGAGCACAACATTCAATACATTGCATTTACAGCTATATCTTGCGGGGT
Encoded here:
- the LOC121790999 gene encoding macro domain-containing protein XCC3184-like, whose product is MLGGGGADGAIHRAAGPELREACYEVPEVRPGVRCPTGEARITPGFRLPASHVIHTVGPIYHSDKNPEAALRNAYRNSLRVAKEHNIQYIAFTAISCGVYGYPFDEAAKVAISTVNASAGDFKEVHFVLFSDEICNVWVKTANQLLKN